The proteins below come from a single Eucalyptus grandis isolate ANBG69807.140 chromosome 3, ASM1654582v1, whole genome shotgun sequence genomic window:
- the LOC104421907 gene encoding protein HESO1-like yields MSASRVLEQTLDDILSAIKPSREDQIARNQIIAELQTVVRSMDIFRGAIVEPFGSFVSGLFTKWGDLDISIELPNGLYISSTARERKKLMLSFLQLKLIGRYQRLQFISTARVPIVKFESRSISCDVSIDNLSGQMKSKLFLWIKGIDERFGDMVLLVKEWAKAQEINNSKSGSFNSYSLTLLVIFHFQTCVPAILPPLKDIYLGDITSDLEGVRADVVQRITETCTANIARWKSNRYRLVNQSSLSELLVSFFSKFSDIGRKARDLGICPYTGKWEALRSNTRWLLQTNAIFIEDPFERSENAARTVKASLMMKISEAFETSYRRVSSTYQTEDSLLPGLARPRVLKALGRTPSRAGSSSGNQMRMNRSIVFNAPSSSQVQQQFQNMSLQHRGQSRRNPDLFFDF; encoded by the exons ATGAGTGCCAGCAGAGTATTGGAGCAAACACTGGATGATATCCTTTCTGCAATTAAACCGTCACGGGAGGACCAGATAGCTCGAAACCAAATTATTGCCGAGCTGCAGACTGTTGTTCGATCTATGGATATTTTTCGAG GTGCGATTGTGGAGCCATTTGGATCGTTTGTCTCTGGTCTTTTCACAAAATGGGGGGACTTGGATATCTCCATTGAGTTACCCAACGGTTTGTACATCTCCTCTACTGCAAGAGAACGGAAAAAGCTCATGTTGTCATTTCTGCAGTTGAAACTAATAG GTCGATATCAAAGGCTCCAATTCATCTCCACTGCTAGAGTTCCAATAGTGAAGTTTGAGAGCAGAAGCATTTCCTGTGATGTTTCAATTGACAATCTGTCAGGCCAGATGAAGTCCAAGCTCTTCTTATGGATTAAAGGCATAGACGAACGCTTTGGCGATATGGTCTTATTG GTTAAAGAATGGGCCAAGGCTCAGGAAATCAACAATTCAAAGTCTGGGAGCTTCAACTCATATAGTCTCACTTTACtggtcatttttcattttcag ACTTGTGTGCCTGCAATTTTACCTCCTCTAAAGGATATATATCTGGGAGATATAACTAGCGATCTCGAAG GTGTAAGAGCTGATGTAGTCCAGAGAATTACAGAAACTTGCACTGCTAACATAGCCAGGTGGAAATCCAACAGATACAGGCTGGTTAACCAAAGCTCCTTGTCTGAGCTTttagtttccttcttttctaaG TTTTCGGACATAGGCCGGAAGGCTAGAGATCTAGGAATTTGCCCCTACACAGGAAAGTGGGAAGCACTAAGGAGCAATACGAGATGGTTACTTCAGACTAATGCGATCTTT ATTGAGGACCCATTTGAGCGATCGGAGAATGCTGCAAGGACTGTTAAAGCAAGCCTAATGATGAAGATATCTGAAGCATTCGAGACATCATATCGAAGAGTTTCATCAACCTATCAAACCGAGGATTCTTTGCTTCCTGGACTGGCCAGGCCGCGCGTCTTGAAAGCTCTTGGGAGGACTCCTTCTAGAGCAGGGAGTTCCAGTGGCAACCAAATGAGGATGAACCGTTCAATTGTATTCAATGCCCCCTCGTCCTCACAAGTACAACAGCAATTTCAGAACATGAGTCTGCAACACCGTGGCCAATCGCGCAGAAACCCTGACCTTTTCTTCGACTTCTGA